The following are from one region of the Platichthys flesus chromosome 2, fPlaFle2.1, whole genome shotgun sequence genome:
- the arl8bb gene encoding ADP-ribosylation factor-like 8Bb, translated as MTLPVRTLHNTTDTHQQPAVSSNMLALINRLLDWFRTLFWKEEMELTLVGLQYSGKTTFVNVIASGQFSEDMIPTVGFNMRKVTKGNVTIKIWDIGGQPRFRSMWERYCRGVNAIVYMVDAADREKIEASRNELHNLLEKPQLQGIPVLVLGNKRDLPNAFDEKQLIERMNLSAIQDREICCYSVSCKEQDNIDITLQWLIQHSKSRRS; from the exons aTGACACTTCCTGTGAGGACACTTCATAACACAACTGACACACATCAGCAGCCCGCTGTGTCATCCAACATGCTGGCGCTCATCAACAGGCTCCTGGACTGGTTCAGGACGCTCTTctggaaggaggagatggagctcACGCTGGTGGGACTGCAGTACTCCGGGAAAACCACATTCGTCAACGTGATTGCG TCAGGCCAGTTCAGCGAAGACATGATCCCCACAGTTGGTTTCAACATGCGGAAGGTCACCAAGGGCAACGTGACGATAAAG ATATGGGACATAGGTGGACAGCCCCGCTTCAGAAGCATGTGGGAGCGCTACTGCAGGGGAGTGAATGCAATTGT TTACATGGTGGACGCGGCAGATCGAGAGAAGATAGAAGCTTCCAGAAATGAACTGCACAACCTATTAGAAAAGCCACAACTACAGGGAATTCCT GTTCTAGTTCTGGGCAACAAACGAGACCTACCCAACGCATTTGATGAGAAGCAGCTCATTGAAAGAAT GAACCTCTCTGCCATTCAGGACCGAGAGATCTGCTGCTACTCTGTCTCCTGCAAAGAGCAAGACAACATAG ATATCACACTGCAGTGGCTCATCCAGCACTCAAAGTCCAGGAGAAGCTGA